From the genome of Altererythrobacter sp. BO-6:
TCTCTTCCCCGATTTGATCGCCACCAATGTCAACCGGGCGAACTTCACGACAGTCCAGGCCTACATGGACGCACTGACCGCACCGGCAAGGGCCGCGGGGAAGGATGACTTCTTCAACTTCGCCACGTCGATCGCGGAAGAGAACGCGCTGATCAATTCAGGTTCAAACGCTGGCTTCGGCATTCGGCTTGGCTATGACACAGTCAACAACCGCGTTTTCGTGCTGGAAGCTTACGAGACCGCGCCGGCATTCCCCGCCGGAATAGACCGCGGCACGGAATTGCTGGCGATCGGCACATCGAGCAGCAACCTGCAGTCGGTCAGCAGCCTGATGGCATCGGGCGGTCCGCAAGCCGTCAGCAATGCGTTGGGGCCATCGACCGCCGGGACGACCCGGGTCTTGCAGTTCCGTACGGCTGGCGGCGTCACTAACGAGCGCAGCATAACGAAAGCCGATTACTCGCTCGATCCGGTGTCCGACCGCTATGGCGCCTTGATCCTGAACGATGGCGGCAAGCGGGTCGGCTACATCAACCTGCGCACCTTTATCGTCAGCGATGCCTCAAACCAGTTGCGCACGGCCTTTGCCAATTTCCGCAGCCAGGGCGTGACCGAAGTCATCCTGGACTTGCGCTACAACAGTGGCGGTCTGGTCGTCGTAGCCGAGACGCTGGGCGACCTGCTTGGCCGCACCCGCGAAGGCCAGGTGTTCAGCAACACGGTGTGGCGCGCCAGCAAGGCTTCGCGAAATTCGACCCGCAACTTCCTTTCGGAGCCGAACTCGATCGCCCCGACCAAGCTGGCAATCATCGGCACAACGAGCACTGCGTCAGCCAGCGAGCTCGTAAGTAATTCGATGCTCGCTTACCTTCGGCCAAACATGGCGCTGATCGGCACCAATACGTCCGGCAAGCCGGTGGGGCAGAGCGCATTCGACGTTGCCGCGTGCGACTTGCGCTTGCGCGTGGTGACCTTCAAGACCGACAATGCCGCGGGCCAGGGCGAATACTTCAATGGCCTTGCAGACCCCAATGCAAACCCGCCATTCTTCACCAACACCTGCCGCGCCAATGATGACGTGCTCAAGCCGCTGGGCGATCCAACCGAGGCTTCGATCGCCACCGCGCTCGACTTCCTCGCAGGCCGCAGCTGCACCGCGATTTCCGGCGGAACCCAGCGTACTGCGCAATCGGTTGGAGCAGGGCGGCAGTTGCTGCAGCCGGAAGCTCCGTCTGCCGCCCAGCACCAGATCCCGGGATTGTTCTGACCCGCAGGCCTAAAGCCCGTCGGGCACAGTCTCGAAACCGGGAATGTCGCCCAGGTCGACCCAGTCCTGCTTGCTCTTCGTGTAGCAGTGGAAGGCAGGCTTGAGGCTGGAGGTATCGTCCAGCGTCCCGGCCTTGATGAACATCACGCCCGGCGGATGCGCCACGCGTGTAAACACCGGTGAGCCGCAATTGTCGCAGAACTGCCGCTTGACCGTGGCGCCGCTATCGCCCGTGTCGTCATAGGTCTTGACCTCACCTTCGACCTTCACCGAGCCTTCAGGCACGCCGATGATGATCGAGAGCGCGCTGCCCGCCTGCCGCTGGCAGTTCTTGCAATGGCAGGTGACGCACATCAGCGGGTCGGTGGTCAATTCATAGCGCACCTTGCCGCACAGGCAGCCTCCGGTCAGACCCATTTGATGTCTCCTTCTTGCACTGCTGCGCGCCTAGCCAGGCTGGCTGTCCGCCTTGGTGAACAGGAACACCAGGAAGCCGAAGGCGAACAGTGCATCGCCGGTCAGCACCGCCGCGATCAGCGCGCTGCCTTCGCCGCCGAATTCGGACGGGCCCAGAAGTGCGACGACGCCTACCTTGCCCAGCACACCGGCCCACAGCACCTTGCCATACCGGATAGGATCGCTCGCCACGATGAAATAGACCAGGCCGAATGCAAAGATCAGCAGGCCGATCGTGCGCCCGTCGATCGAGGATTCGGGCATCAGCATACCGGCAAGGCCGATCAGGAAATTGAACGCCGCAGCAATCCAGAAAAACAGCCGCCAGCCGCGCCCGGCATCTCCATATTCACTCATGTTCAGGGTGTCTCCTCACCTTCAAAGGGTTGCTGGTCGGTATATGCGCATCCATCAAGCTGCGCATCGCCAATCTTCAGTGTAACGGTATAGGGATAGGTGCGGTCGCTCATCTGGTCCGAACAATCGCCCGGCGTCACCGCCATGTTCAGCGCTGCGCCGTCCAGCGTGCCGCTGAAACCCAGCCCGCCATTACCGGCAAAGCGGCTAACCTCGATCTGCACGCCGTCGATATTGTCGGGCGTCGAGTAGGTCAGCGTGTTGCCAGTGATCTTCGCGCTCCAGAACGGTTCAGTGCCAAGCGCGGTGATCGCTTCATTCTCGCCGATCCCATCGAAAGCGGGCACGTCCCCGGGCGCTTCGCCCGATCCGTTTGTGCAGGCGGCAGCGGACCAAGCCAGTGCAAGCGCCATCACCAGTGTCACCGATCCGCGACTGCGCAACGCCAAGCCTCCCCTGCTCTCTAGCCTACCAGACTAGGCAGGCCGGGAGCGCGCAGCAAGTGCGATCTGCCGCGTCACATCACCTTATCGGGCCGCGGGTCGTGACCATGGCGTTCCGCCTTACCGAAATGGCGGTCAAGCCGCTGTGCCAGTGTGGTCGCGGCCTGGCGTGCAGCGCTGTCGACATCGGCGGCATGTGCGGTAACTCCCAGCGGCTTGCCCGAACGCGGGCGGGCCTCGATCGTACAGGCCTTGTCATCACCGCCACCCTTGCGTCCGTTCTCATCGCTGACATGTACTTCGAGCCGGGTCAGGCGATCCTCGAACCGTTCAAGCTTGTGGCGCACCTGCGCCTCGATCCGCTCGGCGACATTTTCCGTGCCCATCACACTGCTGTCGGAATTGAACTGGAACTGCATCGACCTGCTCCTCTCATCATGTCTTCTCTTACCTCAAGATGGGAATGGAAGTGCGCAAATCCAGCGATTTCTCCGGAGATGTACCGCTACATCGCGACGAAGTTTCGTGGCGGCCATTTCGCGCTAGTCTGCCATCAAATTTCCAACCGGGGGTAGAGACACGATGGCAGAGCAACCCGAATTCACCGCCAGAAGGCTGCTTGCGCTGCAAGCGACTGCACCGGATCCACGGGCGTCCGTACAGGCGCTGGTGGCGCTGCGCAGCGTGCTGGCAGTGCTGATCTTCATCCACGGGCTGCACCGGGCCTTCGCGGGCGAGCTGGGCCTGGGCGTGGGCCTGTTCGGCGAGTGGCTGGGCACGCAAGGCCTGCCGTTCGGATATGCCGTGGCGCTGGCGGTGACGTTGATCGAGCTGGTCGGCCCGCCGCTGATCCTGGCCGGGCGGCTGGTCGCCCCGCTGGCGCTGCTGCACGCCGCCATCCTGGCCGTCGGCATGGTGATGGTCCACCTGCCGTTCGGCTGGTTCGTGGTCGGCGCCGGGCGCAACGGCATGGAATACAGCGTCCTGCTGATCACCGGCCTGCTGTGCCTCGCCTGGACGCACCGCCCGGCGCGCGCCTGACCCGCTACCCCTCGATCAGCACGATATCCCAGCTATAGCGATAATCGCCCAGCGCGTTCGCCAGCGAGGTTGGGGCACCATTGCCAAGGCGGCGATAAAGCCCGTCGCGCGCATTCGCCTCGGCCTCTTCCGGGAAATACATCTGGTAGATGTTGCGCGCCGAACTGCCGCTTACATCCATGTGGATATGCGGCGTGCGCTGTCCGCCCCCGTCGCCATAGGCTCCCGGCTTGATCGTGGTGAGCTTCCAGCTACCGTCCGCGCCGGTGTTGATCCGGGCGAAACCCTGGAAATTGGGGTCGAGCGGCAAATCCGATGTATCCTGCGGATGGGCGTATTTGCCGAAGTGGTTGGCCTGCCAGATATCGAGCCGCGCCCCGCTGACCGGATTGCCGTGCCGGTCAAGGACACGACCCATCACTTCGATCACCTGCCCCTGCGCGCGTTCGGCGCTCATGCCGATCCGCGTCAGGTCCGCATCGGTTTCGCCGCGATAATGGGCCGGGAAGAACGGGCCGATCGGCGAAGGCGTGGTGATGGTTTGCGCCAGCGCATGGCTGGCCCCTGCCGCACTGGCAATGGCCCCCGCAGTGAATGCGCGGCGCGAAATGATGTATCCGTGATTAGGCATGAGCGGCCTTCCCCCCTGTTCCAGGAGCGACCCCGCCGGCAGGCATAGCATATGCTGCCGCCAAATCCAGCACGCACCCCGCACTCAATCGGGCAGGCTGCGCGGATCGCCCGCCACCAGCCGGCCATGTTCGCACCACGCCGCGAGCGCGGGACTGAACTCCGCCGCCACGCGCCGCTCGTATTCCGCCAGGTCCTCCGCCCGATAGACATCGCGCCAGCGGCCATTGGTGCCCTTGTTGAGGAAGGTATTGCCTCCGCCTTTCCAGATCGTGCCGGCATTGGGCAGCAAGTCCGTAGCCTTGCTTTTCATCGCCTCAAACCCCGCCGCCTCGACAATGTCGGTCCAGACCTCGTCCGGCAGCTCGATCTCCAGGAATTCGGCGATCCGCCGCATCTCGCCCGCGCGATCGGCCTTCAGGTCGTTGAAATGGACCAGCAGCACATTGGGCTCATGCCGCGCTTCCCAGAAGCTGCGCTCAAGGTGCCAGTACCCCGCCCCTTCGTCGCCCATATGGTCTTCCCAGCCATCCAGCCAGTCATGGAAATGCTGCGTCGGGCTCTCGGGAATATAGGCAAACTCGGTGCCCGCGAATTTGGGATCCTGCGCGTGCTTGGTGCGCATATCCTCCACGATATCGGGCGTGTAATTCGCCTTGTGGTTGTAGAAGCTCATCGCCGCATCGCGCCCGTCGCGCGCAACATGGATGAACTTGACCCCTTCGTGCACTGGCAGCGCGTCATAGGGCAGGTGCGATTTCAGGAAGCGGCGATGCGTTTGCGTTTCGGCCAGCCCTGCCATGGCGCCGGGCGGCGGCAGGCGGAAATCGGGCCAGGGCGAGCTGTCCTGCACCGGAAAGGGATCGGCGCTGCCGAACACCAGCATGCCCACGATCCGCTGCGTCCAGGTGGTGCCGCATTTGGGATAGGTCGAGATGACGATATCGTCGGGGCGGATCGGAAACCCGTCCCACCCTTCGCTGTCGAAATAGCGTGAGCGCACATGGCGCGTGGCCGGGCGGACAAGGGGCGGCGCACCGCTCATCGCGAATTCCGGACTGTTGTGAAGCGCATCGATCGTCCCTCCCCAGGAACAGGAGCCGACCCGTCAGGCGACGATAATCGAGCGCGGCGGGCCTGTCCATGCGCGGCATCGCGCCGCGAAAACCGGCGCCCATGGAACACATGGAACACGGTCCAGGGGCAAAAAGCGGCTTTCTGTGACTGTCGGGCGCAAAAGTGTGACTTTGCGCGCGGGAGTGTCAATTTCCACGCCGGATGTGTGACTGTGCGGGGGCAAGGTGTGACGCGCGGCGGGCCAGAGTGTCAACATCGCGCGGGGGAGGTGTGACTTCGCGTGCCAGCAGGGGATGCACGGGTTTGCGGCGACGGCGGGCGGCGGCGCGCTGCGCCTCGGCCGCTGCCATCGCGGTGCACCACAGCGCGGCGAACTGCGGCGCCCGCGCACGCAGGCGATAGGCGGCTTCGCGGCTCATGCCGACGCTACGAGCGGCGGCTGCGACCTTGCCGCTGCGGGCCAGGGCCTTGAGGAATGCTGCGGCCTTCTCGCCGGTCCAGCGGGTGCGATCGGGGGCGGGGTGTTCGGGTGGCGTGCTCATCCACGAGGTTAAGGCACGGATGGGGGCGTGTAGGAAAGGAATTGGTGCCGAAGGGCGGAATCGAACCACCGACGCGCAGATCTTCAATCTACCGCACTACCCCTGAGCTACTTCGGCAAGACCAACTCCACCTTGGTGCCCCGGGCAGGATTCGAACCTGCAACCTTCCGCTCCGTAGGCGGACGCTCTATCCAGTTGAGCTACCGGGGCGCGCGTCGCAGGCATAGCGATGCATGCGAATGATTGATGGAAAAATCGGTTTGGTTGCAGCGGTCGGACTTGAACCGACGACCTCGGCTTTATGAGAGCCGCGCTCTGACCACTGAGCTACGCTGCACCGATGGGCAGCGTGCGCGAACGACTACCCTCGTCGGAGGACGAGAGGCATTCGCGCGGTGGTAAAGAGCTTCGTTTCGATCATGGGACGGATCGCGTAGGCGCATGATTTTGACATAGCAAGAGAAAAATGCGCGCCGGTCCGCGCGATGCGGTCAAAAAGGAAGCGCTGCGCAAGGCCGGCATCGGCTATCACGAGATCGTCGCCGGCCACACCACGCCGAGCGAACTCAGGGCGCTGGTGGAAAAGCTGGTTCCGGGGAGTTAATTCATCCCCCCCTCACCGCCTAACCGCCCAGCATTCCAGCTCGACCCGCGCGCCAAGCGCCAGTCCGTTCGTGCCAAAGGCCGAGCGTGCGGGATAGCGGCCTTCCTTGAACTGCTGGGCATAGATCGCGTTAAAGGCGGGCCACTCGCTCATGTCCGCTAGCATCACCGTGCATTTGAACACATCGTCCATGGTCAGGTCATGCCGCGCCAGCCTTTGCTTCATGCGCGCGAAGATGCGGCGCGTTTCCGCCTCCACCCCGCCCGGCACCACGCCGTCGCCCGCGTCGTTCACGCCGATATCGCCTGACAGGTAGAGCACGCCGCCCACCTCCACCGCGTCGGAGAAGGGATAGGGCAGGTCAGAGACGTGATAGGTGGCGCCGCCCCCGGCTGCCGCCGCTTCCCGATCGGGGTCCTGCTTGATCGAGCAGCCGCTGGTGGCGACCGCTGCCAGCGCCGCCAGTATGGCCGCGCGCATCATGCCTTGTTGGCCTTGACATACAAATCCCCGCCGTCGCGGTATTTCTCCGCCATCTCCGCCATCCCCTTAAGCGCCGCCTCGCGGCTCGCGGCGGCGGCTTCCGCCCCGCTCTGCATGCTGGCGATGAACCCGTCGGCGCCCTGGTTCTGCTTCGAGGCGAAATCGCGCACGTCCTGGCTGATCTTCATGCTGCAGAACTTGGGCCCGCACATGCTGCAGAAATGCGCGGTTTTGGCGCCTTCCGCGGGCAGCGTCTGGTCGTGGTATTGCTCCGCCGTGTCGGGGTCCAATGACAGGTTGAACTGGTCGCGCCAGCGGAATTCGAAGCGGGCCTTGCTCAGCGCATCGTCGCGGACCTTGGCCGCCGGGTGCCCCTTGGCGAGGTCAGCCGCGTGGGCGGCGAGCTTGTAGGTCACCACGCCCACCTTCACATCGTCGCGGTCGGGCAGGCCCAGATGCTCCTTGGGCGTGACGTAGCAAAGCATCGCCGTGCCGTACCAGCCGATCTGCGCCGCGCCGATGCCGCTGGTGATGTGGTCATACCCCGGCGCGATGTCCGTCACGAGCGGCCCGAGCGTGTAGAAGGGCGCTTCGCCGCACACCTCCAGCTGCTTGTCCATATTCTCCTTGATCTTGTGCATCGGCACATGGCCCGGCCCCTCGATCATTACCTGCACGTCCTGTTTCCACGCGCGGTGGGTCAGCTCGCCCAGCGTGTAGAGCTCGGCGAATTGCGCCTCGTCATTGGCGTCCGCGATGGATCCGGGGCGCAGGCCGTCGCCCAGCGAATAGGCGATGTCATAGGCCTTCATGATCTCCGTGATCTCGTCGAAGTGCTCGTAGAGGAAGCTCTCCTTGTGATGCGCGAGGCACCATTTCGCCATGATCGAGCCGCCGCGGCTGACGATGCCGGTGACGCGCTTGGCGGCGAGCGGGACGTAGGGTAGGCGCACGCCCGCGTGGATGGTGAAATAGTCGACGCCCTGCTCGGCCTGCTCGATCAGCGTGTCGCGGAAGATTTCCCAGGTCAGTTCCTCGGCGATCCCGCCGACCTTTTCCAGCGCCTGGTAGATCGGCACGGTGCCGATCGGGACGGGGCTGTTGCGGATGATCCATTCGCGCGTGTCGTGGATATTGCGGCCGGTGCTGAGGTCCATCACGGTGTCCGCGCCCCAGCGGATCGACCACACCATCTTGTCGACTTCGCTGGCCACGTCGCTGGCCACGGCGGAATTGCCGATATTGGCGTTGATCTTGACGAGGAAGTTGCGCCCGATCGCCATCGGCTCGGATCCCGGGTGGTTGATGTTGGAGGGGATGATCGCGCGGCCCCGCGCCACCTCGTCGCGGACGAATTCGGGGGTGATGACATCGGGGATCTGCGCGCCCCAGCTCTGCGCGCCTTCGCGGTTGGCGGCGATCAGCTCCTTTACCATTTCGCGGCCGAGGTTCTCGCGCTCGGCGACATATTCCATTTCCGGCGTGATGATGCCGCGGCGGGCATAGTGCATCTGGCTGACGTTCATGCCGGGTTTGGCGCGCAGCACGCGCTTGGCGACATTGGGGAACGGCGGGACGCCGCCCGAACGGTCCGGCCCCAACTGGCCGTTATCCTCCGGCTTCACTTCGCGCGCGTCATATTCCTCGACATCGCCGCGGGCGAGGATCCAATCGCGCCGCTTGGCCTCCAGCCCCTTCGCAATATCGATCTGCACGGCGGGATCGGTGTAGGGGCCGCTGGTGTCATAGACCCGCACGCTCGGCTCATCGCCCTCAAGGTCGATCTCGCGCATGGCGACGCGGATGCCACTTCCGGTGCGCGCGCCCACATGGATCTTGCGGCTGCCGCGAATGGGCCCGGTGGTGACGCCGATTTCGATGGGGCTGTTGATGTCGGCCATGCGAAGTCTCTCCTTGCAGCGAGAGAGCGGATTTCTGGCAGGCACCGCTCCACTCCCTCCGCTGATGTTAGTCAGTTCAGGTTCGACGGGTCGGATGGTGCTTACCCATCCCTCTCAGCCAAAGCAGGCTCCCCGGGGATGCAAGGCTTCTAGTCGCAACCGCGCGCCGGGTAAAGGCGACGCGGCGCATATTTGACACCGCTTGAGCCGCGCGCCATTCGGTAAGGCGATGACACTGCCCGAGCCGCAAGTATCCGTCCGCCGCATCGGCCGCGAAGGCGAGCCGCTGGTGGTGATCGACGGCTTCAGCGGCAGGATCGAGGCACTGCGCGAAGCGGGTTATGCCGCGCAATACCGGCATGCCGGCGCGGCCTATCCCGGCATCAGGGCCTGGGCCGAACCGGGCTATCTCGACCTTCGCCGTCCGCTGATGATGCAGATCATGGCGCAAGTGTTCGGGCTGACGCGCGGCGTGCAGATGGACGCATCGACCTTCTCGCTGGTCACCCTGCCCGAAGCCGAGCTTACCCCGCCGCAGCGCATCCCGCATTACGACCACGCCAGCGACCGGGTAATCGGGATAATGCACTATCTGCTGGGCCCGGAAAGCGGCGGCACTGCCTTCTATCGGCAGCGCCGGACCGGATTCGAAGCGATCACGCCGCAGCGCGAAAGCGCGTTCTTCGATGCGCTGGCCGCAGATGAAGCCGAATTCGGCATGCTCCCGCCGCGTTACTACCACGGCGACAGCGAATGGTTCGAACTGATCGAAGAGGTCGAGGCGCAGCCCGATCGCATGATCATCTATCGCGGGCGGCAGCTCCATTCGGGTGTCATCCCCGACCCCGTCGCGCTTTCGAGCGACCCGCGCAAGGGGCGGCTGACGATCAACATGTTCATCCGGGGTAACTAGTGCACCGGGCCCACTTGTTTCGGCCATCGCGGCAATGCACCCTTGGCATTTAGCGCGAGAGTGCAAATGCCCGATTTCCGATACCCAATCTTGATCGCACTGCTGCTGGCTGGCGCGGCTTGCCAACAACCCGCCGCAGAGGCGAGCGATGCGACAGGCGGAGCGGCGCCCGAAGCTGGAGCGGATGCCATACCCGCGTCAACCCCGGCGCCTGCGCAAGACGCGCAGCGTCCGCTGACCGAAAGCGACAAATTGTTGCTGGAGATGGCGGAGGCCGCATGCCGGCAAAACGATTTCACTGGCTTCGTTGCGGCATATGCGCGCTCGCCGATCCTGCGCGCCCGCCATACTGCGGCAAGCGTACAGCACGGCCAGCCCGGCGCGAGCAAGCCGGTCACGCGCGATCGCTATCTGGCTGGCAACCTGTTCCCGATCACCATGATCGATACCTATTGGGTCACCAGCGACAGCCGCCGCGCATTCGACGCAGCCGATGGCGATGCGCAATTGCTGGTTATTGCCGCGCCGGACATCAATGTTGCGAGTGACGGGCGCGCCCGCGTGGACTGGGTCAGCGGGCGGATGGATTACGATCCACAAATCAACGAAGGCGAAGGGTCCTTCGTCCAGACCGGCCCCGGCGGCTACCTGCTGTTCTATCCGACGAAGGATTGCTGGGAACTGGTCGAGGACGTCCGCTCCCCAGGCTAGCCGCAGGGTGACGCAACGTTACGCCGGGCCTAGCACCACGACCGAGCCGCGTTTGCGGCCGCTGTCCGCGATGCGGTGTGCATCATACATTTGGGCAAAGGAATGGATGCTTTCGATCAGCGGGACAAATTCCCCCTGCTGCGCAAGGGCGGTAAGGTGCACCAGCATCGCAGGGTCGCTGGCGGCTGGCCCGGCGATCGACCTGCGCCCCTTGCGCGGCCGCGCCAGCATGTCACCTAAACCGCCGGCGATGGGCAGGTATCGCCCGCCTGGGCGGAGCACGGGAAGCACGCGCCGGAAATCGCTCGCCGCCACACAGTCGGCGATTACATCCCATTGTTCGCCCAGCGCATGGAAATCTTCGCGCTGGTAATCGATCACCCGGTCTGCACCGAGCGGCGCAACGATCGGGACATTGCCAGTGGAGCACACCGCCGTGATGTGCGCGTCGGCGATACGGGCAAGTTGCACCATCGCGCTGCCCACCGTGCCGCTGGCGCCGATCACCAGCAGGCGCTCGCCCGGCTGAATTTCGGCCCGGCGCAGGTAATGCAACGCGGTCATCCCGCCGAAGCAGAGGCTGGCGGCCCGTTCCAGCGGCATATCGGCCGGGCAGGGCACGATCAGCCCGCCTTCCTCCATCGCGACAAAGCCCGCATGGGCACCCATGCTTGTATCGGGGAAAGCAATCACCCTGTCCCCCGGTTGGAAGCGTGTTACCCCCGATCCGACTGCGCGGACTTCGCCGACCAGCTCGGTTCCCAGCACCGGGCGGCGCAACCCGTTCCAGCCGAGCGCGAGCCGCCCGAGGAAGTGCATTCCCGGCGGAAAGCGGCAGCCGCGTATTCGTGCATCGCCGGAGGATACCGTTGTCGCCAGCATGCGCATCAGGACCGTGTTTGAACCGATCCGGGGTAGCGGAATTCGTTCCAGTTCGAGAGTTTCCGGCCCACCGTATCGTCGACAGGTCCAGGCAGGCATTGCCGCCGGAAGCGCTTCCACCACCATGTTTCCTCGCTGCGCCTTGTTCTGGATTGCAGGCGAGGAACACCCCGCTGCGCGCGTGAACGCCTTGTGGGGCGCGCAGCAGGGAATGACCAGTATTACAACGTATTAGTACGTACCAAAGTGGGGGTGATGCGGCTAGACATGCTCAAACCGCATTGCGATGTCACCGCACCAGAGACTTACTGATCGAACCGATGCACGAAATCGCCGCGAATACGGCTGTCATAGGATTTTTGCACGGTGCATTTGGTACGTTTCTGGCTGCAATAGGCCTTGACCGTTTCTGCCGCGCGCTTGGCGCTGGTTCCCGGCAGGAATGATTTCCATCCAGCTTCAGCAATGAATGGCTGAACAACGCCGTTGCCGGTTACGGCCGCATATACGCATGGTTTGCCACCATTGGCCTGTTGGCATGCCGCAACAGCTGCGTCAGTCGCCTCGCGTTGGCTGGCACGACCGGTCGCGATCCAGGCGGCAGACCGCAATGCCTGACCCTCAGGCCAGGCCCCCGCCCCATAACGCTTGCGGGCCAGTGCCGGATCCGGCGCATGCCGGCGCTTGCCGGACGAGAACGTGCCGATGATTTCGCAGGGGATCGGCTGATCCTGCCGGCATACATTCAGCGCCTCCTTGCGGGCCGTTCCGCCATTGGCACCCCAGCCTTTCCAAAGGTTGCCGTTCCAGTCGCGTGCGATCGCCATGGACGAATTCTGCCATTCTCCTATCGAGCTGCAACCGCCGCCCATGGCGGCATTGCACGCGGCCAGGGCTTCCTCCTGCCCGCTGATAGGGCCATCCCAATTGCCGGACATCCAAACGTCATCCGCGTCCGGGTGCCAGGCGATCGAACCGAAGAGATTGTAGATCCGTGGCGGTGGAGGCGGCGCCGCAGGCTCGGTTCTGCGACATAATGGCATGCCATCGTGGGCCACCGCCACCTGCACCTCACCGGCGCCCGGGCCACCGGGGCAAGGGTGTGCCTCGTATTGCGCATAGGCAGGCTGGCCGGCGAATACGGCCAGCAGCAGCGCGATTACCAGCGCAGCGAATCTGCCAGGCTGGTAATGGGAGAAGATAGCACGGAGAATTTCAGACGGCGCAACCATGCCGCCATCCATAAGGCATCGACGCGGATTTCCGTCTCTGCACTATGCATTAGTACACCGGAGACACCATCAAATGCCTGGCCGGCCAGGTCTATGTGAAGCGCATCGTTCCCGCGCCAAGCAGCACCAGCCCCACCAGCAGGGTCACCAGCGGCCAGCCACGTTGCATCGCCACCAGGTTCTTGAGCCATGCCTGGAAATAGAGGTCGGATATGGCCATCACCACCAGCGCCTCGACCATCATCAGCCCGCCCATTGCCTTCATCACCATCGACAGCAGGTCAGCCGGATCCCACGGATTGAGCAGGTAGATCGCAGCACCGATGAACAGTTCGGCAAAGCCGCACAGCAATTGCAGCGCGGGCGAGTGCTCGATCTCGTCCACCATCTTGCCCCAGATCCCCGGCTGGCGCAGCGCGCCGATGGCAACCGCGATGGCGAATGCGCCCATCAGCGTGGCGCTCCATGCCACCGGATCGAATGTGTCAGACATGCAGGCTCCCTCCTCTACCTTCATACTTATGCCCCAACCGGCGAGGTCAAACCTTGATCGGGATCAAATGTAACAGGTCGCGCTTGCAGCACGCGGTGCCATGGATAGATAAGCGAGCGAGAGGAGAGAGACGATGCCGTTCCGCATGACCGAGATGGTGGGGTGCGAATTCCCGCTGTTCGCCTTTTCGCACTGCCGCGACGTGGTCGCCGCGGTGAGCCGCGCGGGCGGCTTCGGCGTGCTGGGCGCGGTCAGCTATACCCCCGAACAACTCGAGACCGAGCTCAGCTGGATCGACGACAATATCGACGGCAAACCCTATGGCGTCGATGTGCTGATCCCCGAAGTGCAGGCAGTCGACATGAGCGTGACGGCGGACGAGATCGTCGCCGCGATCCCCGCGCAATATCGCGATTTCACCCGCCAGATACTGCGCGAATGCGGCATTGGCGAGGATGCCGCGCAACCGATCCGCGGCGCGCAGCGGCCCAACACCTCGCTGGGGCAGGAATTGCTCGAGGTGAGCTTCAACCACCCCGTCCGCCTGATCGCCAATGCGCTGGGCACCGCGCCCCCGGCAATGATCGAAGCGGGCAAGAAATACGGCATCCCGGTCGCCGCGCTGGTCGGCGCGAAGGAACATGCGATGAAGCAGATCGAGGCCGGGGTCGACATCATCGTGGCACAGGGCGGCGAAGGCGGCGGGCATTGCGGCGACGTGAGCACCGTGGTGCTGATCCCCGAAGTGCTGCAGGCGATCGAGGATGCGGGCGCGGACATCCCGGTACTGGCCGCGGGCGGGATCATGAACG
Proteins encoded in this window:
- the thiC gene encoding phosphomethylpyrimidine synthase ThiC, which translates into the protein MADINSPIEIGVTTGPIRGSRKIHVGARTGSGIRVAMREIDLEGDEPSVRVYDTSGPYTDPAVQIDIAKGLEAKRRDWILARGDVEEYDAREVKPEDNGQLGPDRSGGVPPFPNVAKRVLRAKPGMNVSQMHYARRGIITPEMEYVAERENLGREMVKELIAANREGAQSWGAQIPDVITPEFVRDEVARGRAIIPSNINHPGSEPMAIGRNFLVKINANIGNSAVASDVASEVDKMVWSIRWGADTVMDLSTGRNIHDTREWIIRNSPVPIGTVPIYQALEKVGGIAEELTWEIFRDTLIEQAEQGVDYFTIHAGVRLPYVPLAAKRVTGIVSRGGSIMAKWCLAHHKESFLYEHFDEITEIMKAYDIAYSLGDGLRPGSIADANDEAQFAELYTLGELTHRAWKQDVQVMIEGPGHVPMHKIKENMDKQLEVCGEAPFYTLGPLVTDIAPGYDHITSGIGAAQIGWYGTAMLCYVTPKEHLGLPDRDDVKVGVVTYKLAAHAADLAKGHPAAKVRDDALSKARFEFRWRDQFNLSLDPDTAEQYHDQTLPAEGAKTAHFCSMCGPKFCSMKISQDVRDFASKQNQGADGFIASMQSGAEAAAASREAALKGMAEMAEKYRDGGDLYVKANKA
- a CDS encoding DUF6445 family protein, which encodes MTLPEPQVSVRRIGREGEPLVVIDGFSGRIEALREAGYAAQYRHAGAAYPGIRAWAEPGYLDLRRPLMMQIMAQVFGLTRGVQMDASTFSLVTLPEAELTPPQRIPHYDHASDRVIGIMHYLLGPESGGTAFYRQRRTGFEAITPQRESAFFDALAADEAEFGMLPPRYYHGDSEWFELIEEVEAQPDRMIIYRGRQLHSGVIPDPVALSSDPRKGRLTINMFIRGN
- a CDS encoding NAD(P)-dependent alcohol dehydrogenase codes for the protein MEALPAAMPAWTCRRYGGPETLELERIPLPRIGSNTVLMRMLATTVSSGDARIRGCRFPPGMHFLGRLALGWNGLRRPVLGTELVGEVRAVGSGVTRFQPGDRVIAFPDTSMGAHAGFVAMEEGGLIVPCPADMPLERAASLCFGGMTALHYLRRAEIQPGERLLVIGASGTVGSAMVQLARIADAHITAVCSTGNVPIVAPLGADRVIDYQREDFHALGEQWDVIADCVAASDFRRVLPVLRPGGRYLPIAGGLGDMLARPRKGRRSIAGPAASDPAMLVHLTALAQQGEFVPLIESIHSFAQMYDAHRIADSGRKRGSVVVLGPA
- a CDS encoding DUF4189 domain-containing protein; the encoded protein is MDGGMVAPSEILRAIFSHYQPGRFAALVIALLLAVFAGQPAYAQYEAHPCPGGPGAGEVQVAVAHDGMPLCRRTEPAAPPPPPRIYNLFGSIAWHPDADDVWMSGNWDGPISGQEEALAACNAAMGGGCSSIGEWQNSSMAIARDWNGNLWKGWGANGGTARKEALNVCRQDQPIPCEIIGTFSSGKRRHAPDPALARKRYGAGAWPEGQALRSAAWIATGRASQREATDAAVAACQQANGGKPCVYAAVTGNGVVQPFIAEAGWKSFLPGTSAKRAAETVKAYCSQKRTKCTVQKSYDSRIRGDFVHRFDQ
- a CDS encoding nitronate monooxygenase, with the protein product MPFRMTEMVGCEFPLFAFSHCRDVVAAVSRAGGFGVLGAVSYTPEQLETELSWIDDNIDGKPYGVDVLIPEVQAVDMSVTADEIVAAIPAQYRDFTRQILRECGIGEDAAQPIRGAQRPNTSLGQELLEVSFNHPVRLIANALGTAPPAMIEAGKKYGIPVAALVGAKEHAMKQIEAGVDIIVAQGGEGGGHCGDVSTVVLIPEVLQAIEDAGADIPVLAAGGIMNGKQMAGMMAMGAAGAWCGSVWLATTEAETHEVFREKMVAATSRDTVRSKYRTGKYSRQLRSGWHAMWDEAGLPALPMPLMSLLSEPVLRAIDKAAVNGNPKARELCSYWVGQGVGLVREVTSAGQVVQQFKQDFVAGFENLAAAVE